A part of Kitasatospora acidiphila genomic DNA contains:
- a CDS encoding 3-oxoacyl-ACP reductase, which produces MTTNRLDGRVAVITGAGSGIGLASARRLAAEGARVVCADVDERSGKAAAAEVGGLFVPVDVTDEAAVEAMFQTAVDTYGSVDIAFNNAGISPPDDDSILTTGLDAWRRVQEVNLTSVYLCCKYAIGHMQRQGKGSIINTASFVAVMGAATSQISYSASKGGVLSMSRELGVQFAREGIRINALCPGPVNTPLLRELFAKDPERAARRLVHIPLGRFAEPEEIAAAVAFLASDDSSFMTANTFLVDGGISGAYVTPQ; this is translated from the coding sequence ATGACGACGAACCGTCTGGACGGCCGAGTGGCCGTGATCACCGGTGCCGGCAGCGGGATCGGCCTGGCCAGTGCCCGGCGGCTGGCCGCCGAGGGCGCCAGGGTGGTCTGCGCGGATGTGGACGAGCGCTCCGGCAAGGCGGCGGCTGCCGAGGTCGGCGGGCTGTTCGTGCCGGTCGACGTGACCGACGAGGCGGCGGTCGAGGCGATGTTCCAGACCGCCGTGGACACCTACGGCAGCGTGGACATCGCCTTCAACAACGCCGGCATCTCGCCGCCGGATGACGACTCGATCCTCACCACCGGCCTGGACGCCTGGCGGCGGGTCCAGGAGGTCAACCTGACCAGCGTCTACCTGTGCTGCAAGTACGCCATCGGGCACATGCAGCGCCAGGGCAAGGGCTCGATCATCAACACCGCGTCGTTCGTGGCGGTGATGGGCGCGGCCACCTCGCAGATCTCCTACAGCGCGTCCAAGGGCGGGGTGTTGTCGATGTCCCGCGAACTGGGCGTGCAGTTCGCCCGGGAGGGGATCCGGATCAACGCGCTCTGCCCCGGCCCGGTGAACACCCCGCTGCTGCGCGAGCTGTTCGCCAAGGACCCGGAGCGGGCGGCCCGCCGCCTGGTGCACATCCCGCTGGGCCGGTTCGCCGAGCCCGAGGAGATCGCGGCCGCCGTCGCCTTCCTGGCCAGCGACGACTCCTCGTTCATGACCGCCAACACCTTCCTGGTCGACGGCGGTATCTCCGGTGCCTATGTCACACCGCAGTGA
- a CDS encoding winged helix-turn-helix transcriptional regulator: MATEPCAGSPAGLEQLSDELPYDVFARNCPSRHVLKDVTHAWGSLTLAALLDGSFRFNELRRRVDGVSEKMLSQTLHALERDGLVHREAQLTNPPRVDYRLTELGTTVARQLQELIMLVEGRLPEMLAAQQAYDARQA, encoded by the coding sequence ATGGCGACTGAACCCTGCGCCGGATCCCCCGCCGGCCTCGAGCAGCTTTCCGACGAGCTCCCCTACGACGTGTTCGCGCGCAACTGCCCGTCGCGGCACGTGCTCAAGGACGTCACCCACGCCTGGGGCAGCCTCACCCTGGCCGCGCTGCTGGACGGCAGCTTCCGCTTCAACGAGCTGCGCCGCCGGGTCGACGGGGTGAGCGAGAAGATGCTGTCGCAGACGCTGCACGCGCTGGAGCGCGACGGTCTGGTGCACCGGGAGGCGCAGCTGACCAACCCCCCGCGCGTGGACTACCGGCTCACCGAGCTCGGCACGACGGTGGCCCGGCAGCTGCAGGAGCTGATCATGCTGGTCGAGGGACGGCTGCCCGAGATGCTGGCCGCGCAGCAGGCCTACGACGCCCGGCAGGCCTGA
- a CDS encoding aldehyde dehydrogenase family protein — MTPTDATTFEVVNPATEEVIRTVPLAGLAETDAAVAKAKAAYDSWRKVAPADRARLLRAFAAAVDADREHLAALEVANAGHTIGNARWEAGNARDVLAYYAAAPERLFGRQIPVAGGIDVTFQEPLGVVAVIVPWNFPLPIAAWGLAPALAAGNTVVLKPAELTPLTALRLAELALAAGLPEGVLQVLPGHGRVTGRRLVGHPDVRKVVFTGSTRVGKEIAAVCADQLKPVTLELGGKSANIVFADADLAKAAATAPYAVFDNAGQDCCARSRLLVQQGVYEEFLSLLEPAVLGVRVGDPADERTEMGPLISAAHRDRVAGFLADDDLSVHLQGTVPDGKGFWFPPTVLAPVAPDSRVATEEIFGPVLSVLPFTDEADAVRLANATDYGLSGSIWTRDVGRALRVARELESGNLSVNSHSSVRYSTPFGGFKQSGLGRELGPDALNAFTETKNVFISTEE; from the coding sequence GTGACCCCGACCGACGCAACGACCTTCGAGGTGGTCAACCCCGCCACCGAGGAGGTGATCCGGACCGTGCCGCTGGCCGGCCTCGCCGAGACCGACGCCGCCGTCGCCAAGGCAAAGGCCGCATACGACAGTTGGCGCAAGGTGGCGCCGGCCGACCGGGCCCGGCTGCTGCGCGCCTTCGCCGCCGCGGTGGACGCCGACCGGGAGCACCTGGCCGCGCTGGAGGTGGCCAACGCCGGCCACACCATCGGCAACGCCCGCTGGGAGGCCGGCAACGCCCGCGACGTGCTGGCGTACTACGCGGCGGCGCCGGAGCGGCTATTCGGGCGGCAGATCCCGGTGGCCGGCGGCATCGACGTGACCTTCCAGGAGCCGCTGGGCGTGGTCGCCGTCATCGTGCCCTGGAACTTCCCGCTGCCGATCGCGGCCTGGGGCCTGGCCCCGGCCCTGGCGGCCGGCAACACGGTGGTGCTCAAGCCCGCCGAGCTGACCCCGCTGACCGCCCTGCGGCTGGCCGAACTCGCCCTGGCCGCCGGCCTGCCGGAGGGCGTGCTGCAGGTGCTGCCCGGTCACGGCCGGGTGACCGGCCGACGGCTGGTCGGCCACCCGGACGTCCGCAAGGTGGTCTTCACCGGCTCCACCCGGGTCGGCAAGGAGATCGCCGCGGTGTGCGCCGACCAACTCAAGCCGGTCACCCTTGAGTTGGGCGGCAAGAGCGCCAACATCGTGTTCGCCGACGCCGATCTGGCCAAGGCTGCCGCCACCGCGCCCTACGCGGTCTTCGACAATGCCGGGCAGGACTGCTGCGCGCGCTCCCGGCTGCTGGTGCAGCAGGGTGTCTACGAGGAGTTCCTGAGCTTGCTGGAACCGGCCGTGCTGGGCGTGCGGGTGGGCGATCCGGCGGACGAGCGGACCGAGATGGGCCCGCTGATCTCGGCCGCCCATCGGGACCGGGTGGCGGGCTTCCTAGCTGATGACGACCTGTCAGTTCACCTGCAAGGAACGGTTCCTGACGGCAAGGGCTTCTGGTTCCCGCCCACTGTGCTGGCGCCGGTGGCACCGGATTCGCGGGTGGCCACCGAGGAGATCTTCGGCCCGGTGCTCAGCGTGCTGCCGTTCACCGACGAGGCCGACGCGGTGCGCCTCGCCAACGCCACCGACTACGGGCTGTCCGGCTCGATCTGGACCAGGGACGTGGGCCGGGCGCTGCGCGTGGCCCGGGAGCTGGAGTCGGGCAACCTGTCGGTCAACTCGCACTCGTCAGTGCGCTACTCGACACCGTTCGGCGGCTTCAAACAGTCCGGCCTGGGCCGCGAGTTGGGGCCGGACGCACTGAACGCCTTCACCGAGACCAAGAACGTCTTCATCTCGACCGAGGAGTAA
- a CDS encoding Lrp/AsnC family transcriptional regulator — protein sequence MRTSELDALDQALVQALLIDGRAPFSQLAEVLGVSDQTVIRRYRRLRGEGLVRVVGLPVGPRVGLVESWLRLQCPPDAALAVADALARRPDIAWVTLNSGGTEVQCITRARTREDHDELLLRRLPRTRRVTAITAHSILRAFIGGPQYWRGLDLLTEEQLGKLTVPVYQLTGPVLHLDAADEAMLAVLARDGRTGYPELARAAGLSESTARRRLDQLRERSACYFDVEIDPRLLGLESRATLMITVAPGELAAAGAALSEHPEVPFAAAVTGTANLIAVVLCRDNDELYRYLTERIGALAGVQHVEVVPQLRSIKRAGMMLDGYRLVDPPSA from the coding sequence ATGAGGACTTCGGAGCTGGACGCGCTGGATCAGGCACTCGTGCAGGCCCTGCTGATCGATGGCCGGGCTCCGTTCAGCCAGCTGGCCGAGGTGCTGGGGGTCTCCGACCAGACGGTGATCCGCCGCTACCGCCGACTGCGCGGCGAGGGCCTGGTCCGGGTGGTCGGGCTGCCGGTGGGGCCGCGGGTCGGCCTGGTGGAGTCCTGGCTGCGCCTGCAGTGCCCGCCGGACGCGGCGCTCGCGGTGGCCGATGCGCTGGCCCGGCGCCCCGACATCGCCTGGGTGACGCTCAACTCCGGTGGCACCGAGGTGCAGTGCATCACCAGGGCGCGCACCCGGGAGGACCACGACGAGCTACTGCTGCGCCGGCTGCCGCGCACCCGTCGGGTCACCGCGATCACCGCGCACAGCATCCTGCGCGCGTTCATCGGCGGGCCGCAGTACTGGCGCGGCCTCGATCTGCTGACGGAGGAGCAACTCGGGAAGCTGACGGTGCCGGTCTACCAGCTCACCGGGCCGGTGCTGCACCTGGACGCCGCCGACGAGGCGATGCTCGCCGTGCTCGCCCGCGACGGGCGCACCGGCTACCCCGAACTCGCCCGCGCCGCAGGCCTCTCCGAGTCCACCGCGCGCCGCCGACTGGACCAGCTGCGCGAGCGCAGCGCCTGCTACTTCGACGTCGAGATCGATCCGCGGCTGCTCGGCTTGGAGAGCCGGGCCACCCTGATGATCACGGTGGCTCCGGGCGAGCTGGCGGCGGCCGGCGCGGCGCTGTCCGAGCACCCGGAGGTCCCGTTCGCCGCGGCGGTCACGGGGACGGCCAACCTGATCGCGGTCGTGCTCTGCCGCGACAACGACGAGCTGTACCGCTATCTGACCGAGCGGATCGGCGCCCTGGCCGGGGTGCAGCACGTCGAGGTGGTGCCGCAGCTGCGGTCGATCAAGCGCGCGGGCATGATGCTGGACGGCTACCGCCTGGTCGACCCGCCGAGCGCCTGA
- a CDS encoding gamma-glutamyl-gamma-aminobutyrate hydrolase family protein yields the protein MTGAPLVGITSYLEPATWGGWERSAALIPQQYVDAVTAAGGTAVLLPAQPGEAPHRLLNRLDALVVSGGPDVDPARYGSEPHPRTGAPQSLRDSWELALLRGAIDNDLPVLAVCRGMQVLNVAFGGTLLQHLPDRVGDETHQIALGEFYRRTVTVQSGSKLGAILGERPEVLCYHHQAVDRIGTGLRPVAWSEDGTVEGLELPDARFALGVQWHPEADPTDGRLFRALVNTLEEKTA from the coding sequence GTGACCGGGGCACCGCTGGTGGGGATCACCAGCTACCTGGAACCGGCCACCTGGGGCGGCTGGGAGCGGTCCGCCGCCCTGATCCCGCAGCAGTACGTGGACGCGGTCACCGCCGCCGGCGGCACCGCCGTGCTGCTGCCCGCACAGCCCGGCGAGGCACCGCATCGCCTGCTGAACCGGCTGGACGCCCTGGTGGTCTCCGGTGGCCCGGACGTCGACCCGGCCCGCTACGGCAGCGAGCCGCACCCGCGCACCGGAGCGCCCCAAAGCCTGCGCGACAGCTGGGAGTTGGCGCTGCTGCGCGGTGCCATCGACAACGACCTGCCGGTACTGGCGGTCTGCCGCGGCATGCAGGTGCTCAATGTGGCCTTCGGCGGCACCCTGCTCCAGCACCTACCGGATCGAGTCGGCGACGAGACCCACCAGATCGCCCTCGGCGAGTTCTACCGCCGCACCGTGACGGTGCAGTCGGGCTCCAAGCTCGGCGCGATCCTCGGCGAGCGACCCGAAGTGCTCTGCTACCACCACCAGGCCGTGGACCGGATCGGCACCGGCCTGCGCCCGGTGGCCTGGAGCGAGGACGGCACGGTGGAGGGCCTGGAGCTGCCTGACGCGCGCTTCGCGCTCGGCGTGCAGTGGCACCCCGAAGCCGACCCGACGGACGGCCGGCTGTTCCGCGCCCTGGTCAACACCCTGGAGGAGAAGACAGCGTGA
- a CDS encoding MFS transporter, whose protein sequence is MRKWLPLTAVSLGAFMLLVDVTIVTVALPDMAKGLHTGFTDLQWVLDSYALALAALLLGAGSLADRFGRRRIYLGGLVLFAGASLACGVSGTGGELVLFRGVQGVGGAAMFATTMALLNTSYQGRDRGVAFGVWGAVNGAAAAAGPILGGLLTEQLGWRWIFFINLPISVLAVLVTVRAVRESRDPQAKGLDLPGLVSFTVAAGALTFALIRGAADGWGSTSTLGLFALSAVALLAFVVVQLRSSRPMFDLSLLRNPSFSGVLAGGLLLSVAAFSYLVYTSLWLQSVRGLGPVAAGLAVLPMSVPAFLVSALAGRRLHGASPRLTIGGGLVLIGAGALLQALIGPGSSWPVLAPGLAVAGAGVGLATPAMAAAAMAAVPQRRSGMAGGALNTARQLGNALGIAVLGAVFQAGLERRLRGGVLPDAKGAADALTAGQAGAVIGRAAPGQRAGVVELVHQAFAVGLRDAFLVSGVLGLLGAALVFALVGRARGGGEAAVPAAVPTGEPVAR, encoded by the coding sequence ATGCGTAAGTGGCTGCCGTTGACGGCGGTGAGCCTGGGCGCGTTCATGCTGTTGGTGGACGTGACCATCGTGACCGTGGCGCTGCCCGACATGGCCAAGGGGCTGCACACCGGCTTCACCGACCTGCAGTGGGTGCTGGACAGCTATGCGCTGGCGCTGGCCGCACTGCTGCTCGGGGCCGGTTCGCTGGCCGACCGGTTCGGACGGCGGCGGATCTACCTGGGCGGCCTGGTGCTGTTCGCCGGCGCCTCGCTGGCCTGCGGGGTGTCGGGGACCGGTGGCGAGCTCGTCCTGTTCCGCGGGGTGCAGGGAGTCGGCGGCGCGGCCATGTTCGCCACCACCATGGCCCTGCTCAACACCTCCTACCAAGGGCGGGACCGCGGCGTCGCGTTCGGCGTGTGGGGCGCGGTGAACGGCGCCGCGGCCGCGGCCGGCCCGATCCTCGGCGGGCTGCTGACCGAGCAGCTGGGCTGGCGGTGGATCTTCTTCATCAACCTGCCGATCAGCGTGCTGGCGGTGCTGGTGACGGTGCGCGCGGTGCGCGAATCGCGCGACCCGCAGGCCAAGGGGCTCGACCTGCCCGGGCTGGTGAGCTTCACGGTCGCGGCCGGCGCGCTGACCTTCGCGTTGATCCGGGGCGCGGCCGACGGTTGGGGCTCGACCTCCACGCTCGGTCTGTTCGCGCTCAGCGCGGTCGCCCTGCTCGCCTTCGTGGTGGTCCAACTGCGAAGCAGCAGGCCGATGTTCGACCTGTCGCTGCTGCGCAATCCGAGCTTCAGCGGGGTGCTGGCCGGCGGGCTGCTGCTCTCCGTCGCCGCGTTCTCCTACCTGGTCTACACCTCGCTCTGGCTGCAGTCGGTGCGCGGACTCGGCCCGGTCGCGGCCGGCCTTGCCGTGCTGCCGATGAGCGTGCCGGCCTTCCTGGTCTCGGCGCTGGCCGGGCGGCGGCTGCACGGGGCTTCGCCCCGGCTGACCATCGGCGGTGGCCTGGTGCTGATCGGCGCCGGTGCGCTGCTGCAGGCGCTGATCGGGCCCGGCTCCAGCTGGCCGGTGCTGGCGCCCGGTCTGGCGGTGGCCGGCGCGGGGGTCGGGCTGGCCACGCCCGCGATGGCGGCGGCGGCGATGGCGGCCGTGCCGCAGCGGCGCAGCGGCATGGCCGGCGGCGCGTTGAACACCGCGCGGCAGCTGGGCAACGCGCTGGGCATCGCGGTGCTCGGCGCGGTGTTCCAGGCCGGTCTGGAGCGACGGCTGCGCGGCGGGGTGCTGCCCGACGCCAAGGGCGCGGCGGATGCGCTGACGGCGGGGCAGGCGGGCGCGGTGATCGGCCGTGCCGCACCGGGGCAGCGGGCCGGCGTGGTGGAGCTGGTGCACCAGGCGTTCGCGGTCGGGCTGCGGGACGCGTTCCTGGTCTCGGGGGTGCTGGGGCTGCTCGGGGCGGCGCTGGTCTTCGCGCTGGTCGGGCGGGCGCGGGGCGGCGGCGAGGCCGCTGTTCCGGCGGCCGTGCCGACCGGGGAGCCGGTGGCGCGCTGA
- a CDS encoding aldehyde dehydrogenase family protein, with product MQQHADQYIGGSWRPSQGGGALEVRNPATEEVIATVAAGTAADVDAAVAAARAAGRQWGLTSREERLAPLTRLRDGLAARQQEIAETIVAEQGSPIGFATGVQAALPLLVASSYVELLAGYEFQEKIGNSTVYAEPAGVVAAITPWNYPLHQVVAKVVPALAAGCTVVLKPAEDTPLVARLFAELVDQAGFPAGVFNLVTGVGSEVGAALAAHPGVDLVSFTGSTAVGRSIAEHAGRGIKKVALELGGKSANVVLPGADLGRAVNVNAANVFANSGQTCTAWTRLLVHQDQYEEAVAIAVKAAAKYQPGDPTSAETRMGPLVSAKQRERVRGYIRAGVEQGARLVVGGAEAPDGLPTGYYVQPTVLADVTPEMTVAQEEIFGPVLSIIAYRDEEHALEIANGTEYGLAGGVWAADEATAAAFARRMDAGQVDINGGRFNPLAPFGGYKSSGVGRELGRHGLEEFLQTKSIQF from the coding sequence GTGCAGCAGCATGCGGACCAGTACATCGGCGGCAGCTGGCGGCCCAGCCAGGGCGGTGGTGCCCTGGAGGTGCGCAACCCGGCCACCGAAGAGGTGATCGCCACCGTGGCGGCGGGCACCGCGGCCGATGTCGACGCGGCGGTGGCCGCCGCCCGCGCGGCCGGCCGCCAGTGGGGCCTGACCAGCCGCGAGGAGCGGCTCGCGCCGCTGACCCGGCTGCGGGACGGCCTCGCGGCCCGGCAGCAGGAGATCGCCGAGACCATCGTCGCCGAGCAGGGCAGCCCGATCGGCTTCGCCACCGGTGTGCAGGCCGCCCTGCCGCTGCTGGTGGCCTCCTCCTACGTGGAGCTGCTGGCCGGCTACGAGTTCCAGGAGAAGATCGGCAACTCCACGGTCTACGCCGAGCCGGCCGGGGTGGTCGCCGCGATCACGCCGTGGAACTACCCGCTGCACCAGGTGGTCGCCAAGGTGGTGCCGGCGCTGGCCGCCGGCTGCACCGTGGTGCTCAAGCCGGCCGAGGACACCCCGCTGGTGGCCCGGCTCTTCGCCGAGCTGGTGGACCAGGCGGGCTTCCCGGCCGGCGTCTTCAACCTGGTCACCGGGGTGGGCAGCGAGGTCGGCGCCGCGCTGGCCGCGCACCCCGGGGTCGACCTGGTCTCATTCACCGGCTCGACCGCGGTGGGCCGCTCGATCGCCGAGCACGCCGGGCGCGGCATCAAGAAGGTCGCCCTGGAGCTCGGCGGCAAGTCGGCCAATGTGGTGCTGCCCGGTGCGGACCTGGGCCGGGCGGTCAATGTGAACGCGGCCAACGTCTTCGCCAACTCCGGCCAGACCTGCACCGCCTGGACCAGGCTGCTGGTGCACCAGGACCAGTACGAGGAGGCGGTGGCGATCGCCGTCAAGGCCGCGGCCAAGTACCAGCCCGGCGATCCCACCAGCGCCGAGACCCGGATGGGCCCGCTGGTCAGCGCCAAGCAGCGGGAGCGGGTGCGCGGCTACATCCGCGCCGGTGTCGAGCAGGGCGCCCGGCTGGTGGTCGGCGGCGCCGAGGCGCCGGACGGCCTGCCGACCGGCTACTACGTGCAGCCCACGGTGCTCGCCGATGTCACGCCCGAGATGACGGTGGCGCAGGAGGAGATCTTCGGCCCGGTGCTGTCGATCATCGCCTACCGTGACGAGGAGCACGCCCTGGAGATCGCCAACGGCACCGAGTACGGGTTGGCCGGCGGTGTCTGGGCGGCCGACGAGGCGACCGCCGCCGCCTTCGCCCGCCGGATGGACGCGGGCCAGGTGGACATCAACGGCGGCCGGTTCAACCCGCTGGCGCCCTTCGGCGGCTACAAGTCCTCCGGTGTCGGGCGGGAGTTGGGCCGGCACGGGCTGGAGGAGTTCCTGCAGACCAAGTCGATCCAGTTCTGA
- a CDS encoding flavodoxin family protein has protein sequence MTSPVISVAFHSGYGHTAVIAEAVREGAASTGATVHLIKVEEITEEQWELLDASDAVIFGSPTYMGGASGAFHTFAEASSSRWFERRWQDKLAAGFANSGSKSGDKLATLQFLSGLAAQHGMTWVNLGLLPGWNSTEGAESDLNRLGFFLGAGAQSNVDQGPEGVHKSDVATAEHLGRRVAEQAKIFVAGKAAA, from the coding sequence GTGACCAGCCCTGTTATTTCCGTTGCCTTCCACTCCGGCTACGGCCACACCGCCGTCATCGCGGAGGCCGTCCGCGAGGGTGCCGCGAGCACGGGTGCCACCGTGCACCTGATCAAGGTGGAGGAGATCACCGAGGAGCAGTGGGAGCTGCTGGACGCCTCGGACGCCGTCATCTTCGGCTCCCCCACGTACATGGGCGGCGCCTCCGGTGCCTTCCACACCTTCGCCGAGGCCAGCTCCAGCCGCTGGTTCGAGCGCCGCTGGCAGGACAAGCTGGCCGCCGGTTTCGCCAACTCGGGCTCCAAGAGCGGTGACAAGCTGGCCACCCTGCAGTTCCTCTCCGGCCTGGCCGCCCAGCACGGCATGACCTGGGTGAACCTGGGCCTGCTGCCGGGCTGGAACAGCACCGAGGGCGCCGAGAGCGACCTCAACCGCCTGGGCTTCTTCCTCGGCGCCGGCGCCCAGAGCAACGTCGACCAGGGGCCGGAGGGCGTGCACAAGTCCGATGTGGCCACCGCCGAGCACCTGGGCCGCCGGGTCGCCGAGCAGGCGAAGATCTTCGTGGCGGGCAAGGCCGCGGCCTGA
- a CDS encoding Zn-dependent alcohol dehydrogenase — MVRAALLTAVGAPLELAEIELPAPGPGQVRVRLAAAGVCHSDLSLANGVLRAPAPVVLGHEGAGTVTAVGEGVTTVRPGDQVVLNWAPSCGSCHFCEISEPWLCERAADAYGQTYGTLADGTGVYPGLGVAAFAEETVVGERALLPLPDGVPLASAALLGCAVLTGYGAVHNAARVRAGESVVVYGLGGVGLAVLQAARIAGAGPIVAVDVSPEKEELARRHGATDFLLADDQTARAVRKLTDGYGADHAIECVGRASTIRAAWSATRRGGHTTVVGIGGKEDMVSFSALELFHFARTVSGCVYGNSDPARDIPVLAEHVRAGRLDLEALITDRIALADIPAAFERMAAGRGGRSLVVF, encoded by the coding sequence ATGGTTCGCGCTGCCCTGCTCACCGCCGTGGGCGCCCCGCTGGAACTGGCCGAGATCGAACTGCCGGCGCCTGGGCCCGGCCAGGTGCGGGTCCGCCTGGCCGCGGCCGGCGTCTGCCACTCCGACCTGTCACTGGCCAACGGTGTGCTGCGGGCACCGGCCCCGGTGGTGCTCGGCCACGAGGGCGCCGGCACCGTGACGGCCGTCGGGGAGGGCGTGACCACGGTCCGCCCCGGCGACCAGGTTGTTCTCAACTGGGCGCCATCCTGCGGTAGTTGCCACTTCTGCGAGATCTCCGAGCCTTGGCTGTGCGAGCGCGCCGCCGACGCCTACGGCCAGACCTACGGCACCCTGGCGGACGGCACCGGCGTCTACCCGGGCCTGGGTGTGGCGGCCTTCGCCGAGGAGACCGTGGTCGGCGAGCGGGCCCTGCTGCCGCTGCCCGACGGCGTGCCGCTGGCCTCGGCCGCCCTGCTCGGCTGCGCCGTGCTCACCGGCTACGGCGCGGTGCACAACGCCGCCCGGGTGCGGGCCGGCGAGTCGGTGGTGGTCTACGGGCTCGGCGGGGTCGGCCTCGCGGTGCTGCAGGCGGCCCGGATCGCCGGCGCCGGGCCGATCGTCGCCGTCGACGTCAGCCCCGAGAAGGAGGAGCTGGCCCGCCGCCACGGTGCCACCGACTTCCTCCTCGCGGACGACCAGACCGCCCGCGCGGTACGGAAGTTGACGGACGGCTACGGCGCCGACCACGCCATCGAGTGCGTCGGCCGGGCCAGCACCATCAGGGCGGCCTGGTCCGCCACCCGGCGCGGCGGCCACACCACGGTGGTCGGCATCGGCGGCAAGGAGGACATGGTCTCCTTCTCCGCCCTGGAGCTGTTCCACTTCGCCCGGACGGTCAGCGGCTGCGTCTACGGCAACAGCGACCCTGCCCGGGACATCCCGGTGCTGGCCGAGCACGTCCGGGCCGGCCGGCTGGACCTGGAGGCGCTGATCACCGACCGGATCGCGCTGGCCGACATCCCGGCCGCCTTCGAGCGGATGGCGGCCGGGCGCGGCGGGCGCTCGCTGGTGGTGTTCTGA